Part of the Streptomyces sp. NBC_01264 genome, CCGGACATCCTGGCGCTGCTGGTGACGGCCGTCACCGCCTCGGTCCTGGGCGACATGGCCGCGTACCGCCTGGCCCGGCGGGGCGGGGCCCGGCTCGACCGGGCCATCGCCCGTTCGCGCCGGCTCACCCGGGCCCACGAGCGCCTCGGCACCGCCCTCGCACGCGGCGGCGGCGCCCTGGTGGTGGTCGCCCGCTTCGCCCCGGCCGGCCGCTCGGTGGTCTCCCTCGGCGCGGGCAAGACCCACCGCAAGGTCCGCGAGTTCCTGCCCTGGTCGCTCCTGGCCGCCATCGCCTGGGCCGGGTACAGCATCGCCCTCGGCTACTTCGGCACCCAATGGCTGGGCACCACCTGGCTAGGCACCGCGATCTCCCTACTCGCCCTGTTCGCAGCGGGCTCCCTGGCAGCCTTCGTAGTCCGCCGCCCACCCCCCACCGCCACCCCAACCACCTGACCCACCCCACCCCACCTCCCTTGCACCACCGCTACACCCCCACCCACCCGCACCACTGCTACACCCCCTGACCTACCCCACCCACCCGCACCACCTCAATCCCCACCCCCAGGCCCGACCGCGGCTCGCCGCCCTCACACCCGACCTCGCTCCCCCGGCGGGCCCCACCCTGCCCCCCTCGCGCTACCTACAACCCTGCGAGCCCACCCCCACCCCGCCCGTCAGACAAGCCCCCGGCCCGTACGCGCCCACGTCTCCGGCGCGCCCCCGGCCGCCCCACACTCACCCCGCCGTGACGGAGCCCCCGGGCAGCACACGCCACCCGTCACCCCACAAGCCCCCACTCGCCCCCAGCCCCGGGCAGGCCACCCGCCGCCAGACAAACCCCACGGCTGGCGCGCCCACCCCCAACGGCCGGCCCCTGACCACCCGCACCCACCCCCTCCGGCTCGCCCCTCGATCACCCCTCGATCACCCCGCACTCACCCCCTGCAGTCCGGCCCCTGACCACGCGCGCTCACCCCACCCGTTACACAGACCGCGCCGCCGGCCGCCCCACAGCCCCCCGCGCGCCCTCCAGCTCAGCCCCAGCGGCCCGGACCAAGACCGCCCCACACTCACCCCACCCGTCACACCCCCGGCAGGCCGGCTCAATCCCCCGGCCACCCCACCCTCACCCCTCCGGCTCGCCCTCGATCACCCCACGCTCGCCGCCTGCGGCCCGGCCATCGGCCAATCGCGCTCACCCTGCCCGCCAGAGAGCCGCCAGCGGCCTCGCGTCGCCCCGACGACCAGCCCCCTCTCACTTCCTCGCGCCCTGCCCACTCCCCGACACGCCGCCTCGAGGCCCCGTACGGGGGGCCGACCCGCGCCCCGCTCCACCCGCCGCCCCGCGCGGAGCGCCGACTCAGCCCTTCGACTTCACTCCGCAGCGATCGCCGCCGCCATCCGCCCCGGACCAGCCCTGCGCCGATCCCCCCGGGGGCCGACACACCCCCACCCACGCCCCCCACCCCCGGCTCCCCCAGGCGGAGCAGTGGCTCACCCGTTCACCCGGCAGCGATCGCCGCGGCCGCGGCGGGCTCCTAGCGTCCAGAGAACGGTGCGCACCCGAATCCGCGCCGCGCTGGTCCCGGAGCCCGAGGAGTCCTCTCCATGCCCGCCACCCTCCACAGCCCGCACGCCTCCGGCAGCCACCGCCGGTACCGCCCCCTCCCCCGCCTGCTGGCGGTCGCCGCCGCGACCCTCGCCTTCGCCGCGGCCGCGCCACCGACCCTCGCCCAGGCCCAGCCCTCCGGCAACGTCTCCCCGATCAACGTCGCCCCCGGGGACCGGGTCAGTCTCAACGTCACCGGCTGCGGCACCCGCACCGGCAAGGCCAGCTCCAGCGCCTTCGGCGACGTCTGGCTGGCCCCCGGAAACGCCGAGGCCACCAACCTCTTCGGCTCCGCCACCACCTCCCGGAACGTCAGCGCCGGCTCGCATCCCGTCACCTTCGAGTGCGGCGGCCCCGGCGGCGAGCGCGTCACGGTGGCGCTGAACATCACCCCGGGCGGCGCCCGGGGTGGACTCGGCGGCAGCGTCGGTTCCATGAGCCCGGGCCAGATCGCCATCGGTGGCGCCCTCGTGGCCGGCGCACTGGGCGCCGGTGCCTGGATCCTGCGCCGCCGCACGGGCCACGCCTCATGAGCCGGGTACGGGAGTGGCCGATGGTCCCGCCCCACTAGGGACTTTCCCCACTCCCGCCCGGAGCCCCCCTCCCGCAAGGCTGAGTCCACGCACCGCTGCCACCGAGGAGCCCGCCATGGACCAGAGCCCGCACCCCGTGATCGCCGCCGTCGACGGTTCCGCGAACGGCACCCGGGCCCTGGAATGGGCCGTCTCCCAGGCCCTGATGGCCGGAGCCCCGCTGCGCATCGTGCACGCACGCCTCTACATGAACAACATCGGCGCAGCCCTGTCCGGAGGCTTCGCCGAGCCGGGCCTCGACGACGACCCCGTACTGATCCGGGTCCGCGAGGCCCTCGACGGCCGCGCCGGACTCCCTCCGATCGAGTACGCCTCGTATCCCGGCGCCCCCGACCGCGTACTGCCCCAACTGGGCGAGGACGCCCAGGTGATGGTCCTCGGCTCGCGCGGCCGCGGCGGCTTCGCCAGCCTGCTCCTCGGCTCGAACGGCATCGCCTGCGCCAGCCAGGCCGCCTGCCCCGTGGTGGTCGTCCCGCGCGCCGAGCCGCCCCTGCACGACCCGTACGGGCAGGTCGTACTCGGCCTCAACAGCGCGGCCCCCGACGCGAGCACCACCTACTTCGCCTTCCGCGAGGCGGCCCGGCGCGGGGCCCGGCTCCGGGTCGTCGTCGCACACGCCTGGCCCGGCCGGACCTTCACCGCCGCCGGCGCCATCGGCACGGCCGCGCCCGAGGAGACCGCGAACGCCCACGAGGTCGCGGCCCTGGCGGCCGTACACCTGCGTCCGTACGCCGAGCGGTTCCCGGAGGTGCGGATCGAGCAGCTGTCGGCGCCCGGCGACGCGGCCGGCCACCTGGTCGCCGCTTCCCAGGCCGCGGACCTGCTGGTCATCGGCCGCCACCGCAAGCGCCCGCTCTCCCCGCGCCTGTGCTCGGTCACCAACGCGGTCCTGCTCCACACCGCCTGCCCGGTCGCGGTGGTCCCCCTGGAGGAAACC contains:
- a CDS encoding universal stress protein yields the protein MDQSPHPVIAAVDGSANGTRALEWAVSQALMAGAPLRIVHARLYMNNIGAALSGGFAEPGLDDDPVLIRVREALDGRAGLPPIEYASYPGAPDRVLPQLGEDAQVMVLGSRGRGGFASLLLGSNGIACASQAACPVVVVPRAEPPLHDPYGQVVLGLNSAAPDASTTYFAFREAARRGARLRVVVAHAWPGRTFTAAGAIGTAAPEETANAHEVAALAAVHLRPYAERFPEVRIEQLSAPGDAAGHLVAASQAADLLVIGRHRKRPLSPRLCSVTNAVLLHTACPVAVVPLEETAVPAAA
- a CDS encoding DedA family protein, translating into MLETLGSLTSSPWIYALVALSILLDVFLPVLPSGILVVTAAAAAAAAAGAAGPAAVQSQVPDILALLVTAVTASVLGDMAAYRLARRGGARLDRAIARSRRLTRAHERLGTALARGGGALVVVARFAPAGRSVVSLGAGKTHRKVREFLPWSLLAAIAWAGYSIALGYFGTQWLGTTWLGTAISLLALFAAGSLAAFVVRRPPPTATPTT